From a single Jatrophihabitans sp. genomic region:
- a CDS encoding GDP-mannose 4,6-dehydratase, protein MPRALITGITGQDGLYLAEMLLAKGYEVFGLIRGQNNPKRALVEQEVPGVQLLTGDLTDLSSLIRAYSQARPDEVYNLGAISFVAYSWENARLTSDVTGMGVLNMLEATRLYAGDDISKVRFYQASSSEMFGKVQEVPQRESTLLWPRSPYGVAKVFGHYMTINYRESYGMHASSGILFNHESPRRGPEFVTRKISLAVARIALGLDKDLSLGNIDAKRDWGFAGDYVEAMWRMLQQDAADDYVVATGETHSIREFLSIAFRRAGITDWEGYVHQDPRFFRPAEVDLLIGDPSKAHERLGWQPTVSFQQLVEMMVDSDLAEQRALAGK, encoded by the coding sequence ATGCCCCGCGCGCTGATAACCGGAATCACCGGCCAAGACGGGCTGTACCTGGCCGAGATGCTGCTGGCCAAGGGCTATGAGGTGTTCGGGCTGATCCGCGGCCAGAACAACCCCAAGCGGGCTCTGGTCGAGCAGGAGGTGCCCGGCGTCCAGTTGCTGACCGGGGACCTCACCGACCTGTCCAGCCTGATCCGCGCCTACTCCCAGGCCCGGCCCGACGAGGTCTACAACCTCGGCGCGATCTCGTTCGTGGCCTACTCGTGGGAGAACGCCCGGCTGACCTCCGACGTCACCGGCATGGGCGTGCTGAACATGCTGGAGGCGACCCGGCTCTACGCCGGTGACGACATCTCCAAGGTGCGCTTCTACCAGGCCTCGAGCTCGGAGATGTTCGGCAAGGTCCAGGAGGTCCCGCAGCGGGAGTCGACCCTGCTCTGGCCGCGCTCGCCGTACGGGGTGGCCAAGGTGTTCGGCCACTACATGACCATCAACTACCGCGAGTCCTACGGCATGCACGCCTCCTCCGGCATCCTGTTCAACCACGAGTCACCGCGGCGCGGCCCGGAGTTCGTGACCCGCAAGATCAGCTTGGCGGTGGCCCGGATCGCCCTGGGCCTGGACAAGGACCTCTCGCTGGGCAACATCGACGCCAAGCGGGACTGGGGCTTCGCCGGCGACTACGTCGAGGCGATGTGGCGGATGCTGCAGCAGGACGCCGCCGATGACTACGTGGTGGCCACCGGTGAGACCCACTCGATCCGGGAGTTCCTCAGCATCGCCTTCCGGCGGGCCGGGATCACCGACTGGGAGGGCTACGTCCACCAGGACCCGAGGTTCTTCCGGCCGGCCGAGGTCGACCTGCTGATCGGCGACCCGAGCAAGGCGCACGAGCGCCTGGGCTGGCAGCCCACGGTCAGCTTCCAGCAACTGGTGGAGATGATGGTCGACTCCGACCTGGCTGAGCAGCGAGCGCTGGCAGGCAAGTGA